The Streptomyces sp. NBC_01317 genomic interval CGTCCTCCGCCTACTCCATGGCCAAGGCCGGTCTCCACGCGCTCACCCAGCACCTGGCCATGGAACTCGCCCCGCACCACATCCGCGTCAACGCGGTGGCGCCGGCCGTCGTCAGGACCCCCATCTACGAGGCGTTCATCGCCAAGGACCAACTGGACGAGGTACTGGACTCGTTCGACGCCTTCCACCCCGCCGGCCGCACCGGAACACCGACCGACGTCGCTGCCACCATCCGTTTCCTCCTCTCCCCTCACGCGGCCTGGGTCACCGGCGCCGTCTGGAACGTGGACGGCGGCGTGATGGCCGGACGCAACTGACGTACGGGCCCGTTGCCGCCCCCGCCCCACGACCCTGAACGGAAGATTCGTACGGCACTCCTCAACGGTGTCAGCACCACCGCCCTCCAGAACACGGTCGAAGCGATACAGAGCGACCGGGCCCTCGGCCACGTGACCTCACCGCCAACGCGGCCGCGCGCGGCATCGAACTGCGCGGATTCCGGGTGCACTTGGAGTCCGACTTCAGCCTGAGCGGCTTCCGACACCCTGACGCGGAGTGTGGAAGTGACCACCCATCTGACCTCCTACTCCGCGGCGGAAGCCACGGACGACGACTCGGCCGACCCGGCCGAAGGGCACGAGTCTCCCGGCCGACAGTCGGCGCGGAGCGTCTCGCGGAGGAGTTCGCCGAAGCGGGCGGGGTGGGTGGTCAGCCCGATGTGGCCGCCGGGGAAGTGCACGAGGTCCGTGCCGAGGCGGTCGGCCAGGAGTGCGGCCGGGCGGTACGCCAGTTCGCCGCGCGAGTCCTCGCCCGCGGCGAGTACGAGCTGGTCCGACAGCGCCTCCAACCGGTCCACGTCCGGGGTGTAGGACATGAAGGCGGGAACGATGCGCCCGACGAAGTAGGGCAGTCCGGCCATCGTCTGTTCGGCCCTCGCCGCCGCCTGCGGCGGAAGCTCGACCTCGGCCTTGACCTGCACCTCGGCCTCCGCCTCGCCCTCCGCCTTCGGCTCGGCGGCGTCGCCGTCCCCCTTCAACCCCGCCGCGAACACGGCCATCGCCGGCATGAGCCCTTCCGTACGGAGCGTCTCCCCCACCCGCGCGAGCAGCCGGCGATGCTCGGCCGCGTCCGGCAGGACCATCACCACCGGAGGCTCGTGCACGACGACCCGTTCGACGCGTTCGGGACGGGTGGTCAGCAGGTGCAGGGCGGCGATCCCGCCCGAGCTGGCGCCGAAGACCCGGGCGGGCTCACCGGGCGACAGCAGTTCCAGCAGCCGATACGCGTCGTCGGCGTGCTCGGCCACACTCTGCCCGGCCTCGGGGTCGTCCAGCGTGCTCCGGGCCATGCCGCGCGGATCGTACGTGGCGACGGTGTATTCGCCGGCGAGACCGGCGGCCAGGTCACCGAGGGAGGCCGCGCCGCCCGTCCCGCCGGGGATCAGCAGCAGAAACGGCCCGTGGCCACGGACTTCGTAGTGCAGAGTCGCGCCGTTCACACGCAGGCTGCCGACGGTCGGGGCGGTCATGAGGGGTCTCCTTCGAGGGACGGCCAGTGCTCCAGGAGGACGTGCAGGGCATCGAGGGCGCGAAGCCAGGACTGCTGCGGCGCGCGCCGGTGCGCGAATCCACCCGCGGCCTCCAGCGCGACAAACCCGTGGAACGTGCTGCGCAGCAACCGGACGGCGTCGGTCAGGTCCGGCTCGGCCAGTCCGTAACCACGCAGCATGCTGTACGTCAGCTCCACCGCGCGCCGCGGTCCCGGCGCCTCGGCGGCCAGCTCCGGGTCGATCCGGATCGAAGCCTGCGTCGCCGCGTAGCGGCCCGGATGCCGGTGGGCGTACTCCCGCCAGGCGTCGGCGAACGCGACCAGCGCGTCCTTGCCCGACCGCCCGGCGGTCGCCTCCGCGATACGGATGGTCTTCTCGTCCGCCGCGAGCAGCGCGATCCGCCCGCGCAGATCCTCCAGACCGCGGACGTACGTGTAGAGACTCGCGTCCTTCACGCCGAGCCGCCGCGCGACCCGCGACATGCTCACCTGATCGAGCCCGACCTCGTCCGCCACCTCGGCGCCCGCGACCGTCACCCGCTCCACCGTCAGCCCGGCCCGCGCCATGCGCCGCCCTCCCCGCTCTCCACATCATCCTAGGGGTCCTAGTTTTAACCTAGGACCCCTAGGCGGCGCAAGCGGTCCGGGCCTGTCACGGACGACGGGTGCCCGGGGCGGCCTCTTCGAGGTCGGCGATGCTCCCCGACATGATCGTCCGCACATGGCCGGTGATGTGCTCCGCGGGCCAGTCCCACCAGGCCACCGCGAGCAGCCGGGCCACGTCGTCCTCGCTGTACCGCGTGCGCACCAGGGTCGCCGGGTTGCCGCCGACGATTCCGTAGTCGGGCACGTCCTTCGTCACCACCGCGCCGGAGGCGATGACCGCGCCGTGCCCGATCCGTACGCCGGGCATCACCGTCGTGCCGTATCCGAACCAGACGTCGTTCCCGACCACGGTGTCGCCCCGGTTCGGCAGCCCGGTGAGGAGATCGAAATGATCGGCCCAGGAGCCGCCCATCGTCGGGAAGGGGAACGTGGACGGGCCGTCCATGCGGTGGTTGGCGCCGTTCATGAGGAACCGCACTCCGGTGCCCAGTGCGCAGAACTTGCCGATGACCAGCCGTTCAGGACCGTAGTGGTAGAGCACGTTGCGCGTCTCGAAGGCGGTGGGGTCGTCCGGGTCGTCGTAGTAGGAGTACTCCCCGACCTCGATCAGCGGGGACGTCACCAGCGGCCTGAGCAGCACCACCCTCGTCTGGTCGGGCATCGGATGAAGCACGGACGGATCGGCGGGCAGGCCGGCGGGCACGGGCATGGTGAACAATCCCCAGGGGTCGCGTGTCGGTGACCGGCCCTATGATCGCGGCACCGCGCCGGGGAGCACACCGATTTACGCGACCCGTCAGTCCCTGCCGCCTCCGCCGTCGCTCGGCCACGTGCCCGTCGCCCGCTCGATCGCCTTGGCTCCTGACCGGTCGACCGCACTCCGTACCACCGCGAAGATCGCGCCCTGGACCGCGGCCGCCAGCAGGACCTCGCCCCAGCCGCGATCGCGGTCCAGGGCGTCCGGGGCGTCGTCCTCGTGGCGCAGGACCTTCCAGGTCTGCTGGAAGGCGAGTCCCGCCAGGGCGCCGCCCGCCCAGCCGAGGACAAAGCCGACGGGCTTGTACGCGAGGGTGAGTTTCCGCTTCTTCTTCGTCACTCCGGACGGATGCCCGCGCGGAGCGGAAGCACACGGAGCGGCCCGCCCTGAACCGGGAGCCGGCTCCGTCCGTGCAGTGAGGTGACATGCTCATGGCCACGATGAGAGGGACCTCACCCGCTATGAACAGACCGCAGTCACTCCGCCGCGCCCGCCGCGCGAGCACCCTCCTCGCTCTGACGCTCACCACCGCCCTGCTGACACCGGCCGTGTCGCAGGCGGAATCCCGGGCGGAATCGCAGACCGGCTCTCGGACCGTTTCCCGGGCCACGTCCGCCGCCGCGACCACCCAGGTCGTCACCTGGGGCGCGAGCGCCGACCGGCTCGACGCGGCGGTGGCCGGGCGGACGCACCGCCTCGTCATCCGCACCAGCGCGGGCGGCAGCGCCCTGCGGATCCGCCTCTCCAACGCCTTCGGTGAGCAGCCGGTCACCTTCGGCCGCGCCTACGTCGGGGTACGCGCGTCCGGGGCCGCCGTCGCGCCCGGTACGAACCGGGCCCTGACCTTCGGCGGGGCGGCGGCCGTCACCGTACCGGCCGGCGGGTCGGTGTACAGCGACCCGCTGCCCGGTACGGTACGGGCGCAGGCCGATCTCGCGGTGAGCATCTACGTCCAGAGCGCGGCCGGTACCGCGACCGGTCACCAGATGGGCCGTCAGACCTCGTACATCGCACCCGCCGGCAACCACGCGGCGGCCGAGGCGGCCACGGCCTACACGCAGACCACGGGCTTCCGTTACTACCTCGACGCCGTGGTCGCCGACGCACCGGCGGGCACCGGAGCGGTGGTCGCCCTGGGCGACTCGATCACGGACGGTTCGAACTCCACGCCGGACACCAACCGCCGCTGGCCGGACCTGCTGTCGGCCCGTCTCCAGGCCACCACGGGCACCACCCTCAAGGGCGTGGCCAACGAAGGCATCTCCGGCAACAAGGTGCTGACCGACGGCGCCGGGGTGAGCGCGCTGAAGCGGCTGGACCGGGACGTCCTGTCCCAGCGGGGTCTGCGTACGGTGATCCTGCTCGAAGGCGTCAACGACATCAAGGCCAACCCGGCCCCGACGGCCGCCCAGTTGATCACCGCGTACCGGCAGATCATCGACCGGACCCGGGCGAGGGGCGCGTGTGTCGTGGGCGCGACCGTCATGCCGTACGAGGGCTGGCCCGAGTGGAACGCGAACGGTGAGGCCATCCGCCAGGAGGTGAACCGCTTCATCCGCAGCGGCGCGTTCGACGCGGTGGTCGACTTCGACGCGGCGATACGGAATCCCGCGGCGCCGACGAAGATGCTCCCGGCGTACGACGCGGGCGATCACCTGCACCCGAACGACGCGGGGATGAAGCTGATGGCGGACACGGTGAACGTGAACGCCCTGGGGTGCTCACGCTAGAAGCACACTCCGACGCGGGGCGGCGGCGTCCACCGGCACGGTCCGGCCGAGGCCGGGTCGGACGCCGCCGCCCTCGCCCCGGCCCGTCATGACCGGGGCCCGGGGTTCTCCTGAAGGGCCGGGCCGCGCCGAATCTGGCTCTCGGCGGTCGCCACGATCGTCTCGGTGACGTCCCGGGGTTCCCAGCCCAGCACCGAGCGGGCCTTCTCGTTGCTGATGACGGGAATCCGGCCCTGCAAGGTCGCCGCGTCCCGCAGCGCGGGCTGCGTCTTCGCGGCCTCCCGTACCTGCTCGATGGTCAGTTCGGCGGAGGGCAGCAGGGCGGCAGCGGCGGGGAAGTGCTCCCGCAGGATCCGCGCCATGCCGAAGAAGCTGACCGACGCGCCGCTGACGGCGATGAAGCGCTCGCCCGCCGCCTCGGGACGCAGCATGGCCCGCAGGTGCAGGTCCACGACGTCCCGTACGTCCACCACACCGAAATACATGACCGGCACCGTCGGCATCTGCCCGGTCAGCATGCCCCGTACCAGGCCGAGCGAGCCGGAGGGCCGGTCGCCCAGCTGCGGGCCGAAGATGCCGGTGGGGTTGATGACCACCAACTCGACCCCTCCGTGCGTACGGACATCGCTCCAAGCCGCACGCTCCGCCAGGACCTTCGACTTGTGGTAGGCGGGCAGGCCCGCGGTGTCCGGATCGGTCCAGTCCGCCTCGGTGTAGTGGTTGTCGGGCCTGAGCGTGTAGCCGACGGCGGCGTACGAGGACGTCATCACGACCCGGGGGACCCCGGCCTTGCGAGCGGCGGAGATGACGCGCAGCGCACCGTCACGGGCGGGCAGGATGAGTTCGTCCTCCGTGTCGGGCGGTGTGGACGGGAAGGGTGAGGCGTGGTGAAGGACATGTCCGGCGCCCTCCATGGCCCGGTCCCACCCGGCGTCGGTACGGAGGTCGGCGACGGCGAACTCCAGCCGGTCCGCCGGGTCGACCCCGGCGTCCCGCAACGCCGCCAGCACCCCGGCCCGCTGTCCGGGCTCCCGGACCGTCACCCGGGTCCGGTAGCCCTCGCGCAGCAGCCGGGCGACGGAGTGACCGCCGAGAAAGCCCGTACCACCGGTGACCAAGACAGTTTCCATACCAGTGAGCCCCTCAATAGGAGAATTTTTCTACTACCTGTATGACGTCGTCGACCGCCCGCTTCTCCGCCTCGGCGTCCCCACGGACGCGGGCGTCCCACAGGTCCGCCTTCCGCCGCAGATAGGTGAGGCGCAGCTGGAGTTGCTCGATGTCGGCGGCCAGCTTCCGCGCCTGCGCGGCGAACAGCTCCTGCTGGTCGGCGGCGGCAGCGGCCCCCTGCGCCAGCAGGTCCAGGTAGCGGCGCATCCCGCTCACCGTCATCCCCGCCGAACGCAGGCACGACAGTGCCTCGATGCGGGCCGCGGTGTCCGGCTCGTACCGGCGATGACCGCTGGACTCGTCCCGGCCGACCGTTCCCAGCAGGCCGATCTTCTCGTAGTAGCGCAGCGTGGGTTCGCTGAAACCCGACCGCCGCGCCATCTCCTGAATGGTCAGACCCACTGCTTGCTCTCCGGTCGCTGCCGTCATGAGAGAAGCCTCCGATACTTGAAGCGCTTGAAGTCAAGCCCGCGTGCGCGAAGCATCGCCCATCGGTACGGACACCACGCAGAAAGCCCCTGAGCCGCAGCTCAGGGGCGCTCCCGCCGGAAATTCAGCCGCCGAACGGCTCCACACGCCGGCTCCCCACACCGTTCAGGGCGTGACGACCGCACCGTCGTAGACGTGGTCGGGGGTGGCGACCGCCGTGACCGCGCGGGCGACGAGGGTGGACGGCTCCTGACCGTCCACGGTCGAGTCCGTGTTGATCATGATCACCAGGGTGGCCTTCTCCGAGGGCAGATACACGGTCACCGTCTCGTACCCCGGGATGGAGCCGTTGTGCCCGATCCATCCGTTGGTCTCGAAGATGCCGAGACCGTACGTGGTGCCGGGGAAGCCGGTCGGCAGCGTCTTGAGGCGTTGCGCCTGGGTCTGCGGGCTGAGCAGTTTTCCGGTGGCGACGACGTCCGCCCAGCGGCGCAGGTCGTGCAGGTTCGAGATCATCGCCCCGGCGGCCCAGGCCCAGCTGGGATTCCAGTCCGTGGCGTCGGCGACCGCTCCGCTCAGCGTCTGGTCGGTGTACCCGTGCGGGTGCGGTTCGGGGAACTCGGTTCCGTACGGGAACAGCGTGGCGTGCAGGCCCGCCGGGCGGAGCACCCGCCGGTCGATGACGTCCGCGAGCCGGTGACCGGTCACCTTCTCGATCACCAGGCCGAGCAGGACCAGGTTGGTGTTCGAGTACTCGAACCGCGCACCCGGCGCGAAGGTGTTCGCGTGCCTGAATCCGTACGCGAGCACCTCGTGCGGGGTGAAGAAACGCTCCGGGTCGCTCAACAGGGCCTGGGTGAAGTCCGCGTCGGAGGTGTACGGGAACAGGCCGCTGCGCATCTCGGCGAGCTGACGGAGCGTGATCCGGTGACCGTCCGGCACACCGTGGACGTAGCGGGAGATCGGGTCGTCCAGGCGGATCCGGTGGTCGTCCACGAGCTGGAGCAGCGCGGTGACGGTGAAGGTCTTGGTCTCGCTGCCGATCCGTACGAAGGGGTCGACGGTCATCGGCTCGCGGGTGACGGTGTCGGCGACGCCGGTAGCCCGGACGTAACTTCCCTTACCCGGCATCCACAGGCCGACAACAACCCCGGGAATGGCCGCCTGCCGACGGGTGTCCTCGATCGCCTTGTCGAGCCGGGCGGTCAGCTCGGGGCCGAGACCACCGGCCGGGCGCGGGTCCGCCTCGCTCCCCTCGCTCCCCTCGCTCCCCTCGTGCCGGTCGGCGGTCACGGCACGGACGGTCGTGGTCTGGACGGTCACGGCGGGGGCCGCCGTCACCGGAATCAGCACGGATGCCACGAACAGCGTCGCGGCGAGCAGCCGGCGGCGGGGAGTGCGTCGCATACCGTGGCACCTCTTCCGGTCGGGGCAAGGACGGCCCCACACCACCACCGGCACCCCTCACGGAGACCCGGCTTCCGGACGTGTTCCGCCGAATCCACCCGTTCGGAGCCGTAACGCCGTACCGCCACACCGTTACACCGGCAGACCGGCACACCGCTACCAGGGCACCTCACCGTTCTCGTCCTGGAAGGTCCCCGTCGGGCCGTCCGCGTCGAGAGTCGCGAAACGTACGACGACCCTGGCGCTCTCCTCCGGCGTCCTGCCGATTCCGAACGCCGCGGTCAGGTCGGTCGCCGTGGTGCCGGGCTCGACCGCGTTGAACCTGATGCCCGGCTCGGACTTGGCGTACTGGACCGTGAGCATGGTGGCCGCGGCCTTGGACGCGGAGTAGAGGGCCAGCGGCAGGTGGTACTCCGGCCGGTCCGGATGGGTCACCGCCCAGAAGGACCCGGCGCTGCTGGAAACGGTGACCACGGTCGGGTTCGAGGACCTGCGCAGGAGAGGAAGCGCCGCCTCCGTGACCCGTACGAGCCCCACCGCGTTGGTGTCGAAGGCCCGGAGCGCCGTGGGACCGTCGGCGACTCCGTCTCCCAGGATGCCCGCGTTGTTCACCAGGACGTCGAGCCGGCCCTCGGCCGCGTCGATCGCCGCCAGCGCGTCGCGCACGGACGTGTCGTCGGTCACGTCGAGTTGCACAAATCGCGCACCGAGCGCCGCCGCGGCCTTCTCGCCGCGCTCGGCGTCACGAGCGCCTATATAGACCACGTGGCCCAAGGCCAGAAGCTGCCTGGCGGTCTCGAAGCCGATGCCTTTGTTGGCGCCGGTGATCAGTGTGATGGTCATGCGAATCCTCGCGAGGTAAGTGATTCAAGTGGCCCGTCGGCTCGCGCCGATCAGGAGGGTCGACCGGCCAGCTGCCGGGAGAGCTCACCGGCGTCGTGCAGGGCGGTCATGTGGACGAACCGTCCGTCGCGTACCTGATAAATCGCGTACTCGACGATCTCGAACGAGGCGCCGGTGGGAGTCACGCCGAGCCATTCCTTCACCGGGGTACCGGTGTTGACCAGGCGCGCGGCCAGCCGGTCACCGTCGAAGAGCAGTTCCTTGAGTTCCCAGTGGAGGTCAGGGACCGCGTCCACGTCGTGCTTCTGTACGGCGATGAGGTCGTCCCGGGTGGCCGGCTCGCCGTTCAGGGTGGTCAGGCCGTTGATGAACGCGTCCATACCGTCGAACTCGTGGGCGTTGAGCGCCTCGACGTAACGCAGGTAGAAGGCGCGCAGATCACTGTCGGACATGAGACAACCCTTCGACTTCCGCAGCGATCGCTGCGGAAGTCGAACGTTAGCACTTCCGCAACGATCGATGCGGAAGGGGTAGGCTCCGGGTGTGGAGACAAAACAGACCGGCCCCATCGGCCGCCCGCGAGGATTCGACGCCGACGAAGCGCTTGAGCGCGCCATGCTCTTCTTCTGGAAGCACGGCTACGAGGGCGCGAGCACGGCCGGCCTGACGAACGCGATGGGCATCTCCACCACCAGCATGTACGCGGCCTTCGGCAACAAGGAGCAGCTGTTCCGCAAGGCCCTGGAGCGCTACACCGAAGGCCCGAGCGCCTACCTGGCCCGCGCCCTGGAGGAGCCGACGGCCCTCGGCGTCGCCACCGCGATCCTGGCCGGCACCATCCGGACCACCACCCGCCCGGCCCAGCCCCACGGCTGCCTGGGTGTCCAGGGCGCCCTGACCACCAGCGACTCCGGCCAGGAGATCCGCGACCTGCTGGTCGCCTGGCGCAACGACGGCTACACCCGCGTCCGGGACCGCTTCCGGCGCGCGGTGGACGAAGGCGACCTCCCCGCACGGACCGACCCGTCCCTACTGGCGCGCCACCTCACCACCTTCGCCAACGGCCTGGCCGTACAAGCCGCAAGCGGCGTCACCCGTGGAGAACTCCAGTCCCTGGCCGCAGCCACCCTCCGCAACTGGCCCCTCACCTGACCCCGCGCACAGCGCGCCCGCCCCCACTCCACGCGCTCGTGGCGGCCGAAGCGCTGTGACCGTGGTCGCCCGTCAGCCCGTCAGCCCGCCGCGGCCGTGCCGACCTGTTCCCGGTACGCCCGGGCCGTGGCCATCAGCCCGTCGAGCGCGTCCCTGGTCCGCAGAAGGTCGGCGATCCGCGTGGAGAGCCGGTCCCGTTCCAGCTCCATCCGCTCCAGCGCGGAGTCGGAGTTCGCCTCACTGGGAGCGTCGACGCAGGGCAGCAGCTCGACGATGGTGCGGCTGGACAGGCCCCCGGCGTACAAAAGCTGGATGAACACGACCCGCTCGACCTCGGCGTCCGTGTAGTGGCGCTGCCCACTGGCACTGCGGGTACTGGTCAGCAGCCCCTGCTCCTCGTAGTAGCGCACCGACCGCACGCTGACTTCGGCCCGTGCCGCAAGCTCCCCGATCCGCACGAAGTCCTCCCGACTATGTCCCGCGTCATAGCGGCTTGCCTCTGACATCAATGTGAGGTTTTAGCGTAGTCGCCGTGCCCGACGTCCGGGCACCGCGGACCGCGAAGGAGCCCCGCATGACGACCCTTTTCACCAGCTACCGGCTCGGCGGCACGGCCTTGCCCAACCGGGTGGTCATGGCCCCGATGACCCGGGTCCGGGCGGCCGCCGGCGGTCTGGCCACGCCGTCCATGGCGCGCTACTACGCCCAGCGGGCCACCGCCGGACTCATCGTCAGCGAAGGCGTGCAGCCGAGCGCGATCGGGCAGTCCAACCCCGGCACGCCGGGACTGCACACCGACGAGCAGGTCGCCGCGTGGCGGCCCGTGACCGCGGCCGTCCACACCAACGGCGGAAGGATCTTCGCCCAGCTGATGCACGGCGGCCGGGTCTCGCATCCCGACACCATCGGCATGCGGCCGGTGGGGCCCTCGGCGATACCCGCGGTCGGCGACGTGTTCACCCCGACCGGGCCCCAGCCCGCCCCGACGCCACGCGCCCTGGAGACCGCCGAAGTGCCCGAGCACGCCCAGGCGTACGGCCGGGCCGCCCGCCGCGCCGTCGAGGCGGGCTTCGACGGCGTGGAACTGCACGGCGCCAACGGTTACCTGATCTCGCAGTTCCTCTCCTCCAACGCAAACCGGCGCACGGACCGTTACGGAGGCCCGGTCGCCGGGCGGATCAGGTTCGCCGTCGAGGCGGCCGCCGCCACCGTCGAGGCCGTCGGCGGAGACAGAACCGGCATCCGGCTCTCACCGGGAGGAACCTTCTGGGGAGTCCAGGAGACCGACGTCCTCGATCTGTACACCGCCCTGCTGACCGAACTGGCCCGCCTCAAAGTGGCGTACGTACACCTCGAAGCCACCGCCGACGAAGAGGTGCTCCTCGCCCTGCGCCGGGCGTGGCCGGGCACGCTCGTCGTCAACCCCGTGCTTCCGATGGGCCCCAAGCAGACCGGCCGGGACGACGCCGACCACTGGCTCGCCCTGGGCGCCGACCTCATCAGTTTCGGCCGTGCCTTCATCGCCAACCCCGACCTGGTCGAGCGGCTGCGCGGCGGACTCCCGATCGCCCCCGCCGACGAAGCCACGTACTACCAGGGCGGTGACGCGGGCTACCTGACCTACCCGGCCCACCAGTACGCGCATTGACCCCGGGCCGAGGGGGACGACCCAGTGCCGGCCGCCCCCTCTCCGGCTCGCCGCCGCGAGTTCCCGTATCCGTTCCGTGACGGGGTGCAAAGTCGGCGGAGCGCTCCTGGACCCGCCACGTCACGGCTTGACGGCCAGAAACCCCCACTGCACGCACGCGTCGGCCCCCTCCGGAGCCGTAACCCCGGTCGGCAGGACCAGTTCCGGCAGCGGGCCGAGCCCCGGCGGCAGCAGGGTCAGGCCGCGTGCGCAGTCGGCGATCTGGTCAGGTGTACGGGCCAGGTACGCCCCCTCCGGATCAGCCTGTACGTAGTGCTCCTGCATCCTGAGCACGCCGGGCGTCTCGATCGTGTCGCACACGGCCAGGTACGAGCCGGGGACGAGACGTCCCGTGTACCGCTCCACCAACTCCGCCGCCTCACCCGGCGGGAAGTGGCCGAGCGTGGACAGGACGAGCAGCGCGACCGGCTTGTCCAGATCCAGGGTTTCCGACGCGTCCTCCAGGACGGCGTCCACGTCGCGGAAGTCCCGCCGGAGGCAGCGGATCCTGCCCTCGGGCGAACTCCGCAGCGAGCCGACGTGGTCGAGCACGACGGGGTCGTTGTCGACATACACGACCCGCGACTCCGGAGCCGCCTCCTGCGCCACCCCGTGGGTACCGCCGCCCGTCGGGATGCCGGCGCCCAGATCGAGGAACTGACGAATCCCGCCCTCCCGGACCACGTGGGCAGACACCCGCTCCTGAAAGGCCCGCGACTCCACGGCCGCCGTCCTGATCTCCGGAAAGGAGCCCGTCATCACGTCGGCGAGGTCCCGGTCGACCTGGTAGTTGTCCCGACCACCCTGGGCGTAGTTCCAGATCCGCGCGGAGTTGGGAACGGTCGGCACGACGTTGATGCCGGGGCGTACGGAGTCACTCATCCGAGATCCTTACTCGTCAGGGAGAGGGAAAGGAAGCGGGCCGCTGCCGGCCACGTCCGTCGCGGCCACGATCAACGCCACGAGGTTGTCGGTCCAGCAGTCCGACTCCTTGGTCGCCACTTCGACACCACAGCCGCCGCATACAAGGTTGGGGCCGTCCTGGCCGGCAAATCCGCAGCAACCGGAGCGACGGCGGGAATCCGGGTGCGGCGCCGACCCCGGAACATCATCCGGATGCAGGATCAGCAGACTCGCATCGAAATCGACCTCGAAGGTCCCGGCGTCCATCCGGGGAGAGACGATCTCGTGGGCCGCCATCAACTCAGCTCCCCTCGACGGCTCCCCGAGCGCCACCTCGCTCGTCAAGGGCTGCCCGCAGTTGACGCAGCGAAGGATGGTCATCCCCAGTCCTCCGCGCCTCTTTCTCGCACCATGACCTTGGCGCTCACGCTGCTGCCGTCGCCCGCCAGGCACCGGTGACGGCCCCTTCCTCCCACTGCCACCACCCCTCGGCCT includes:
- a CDS encoding alpha/beta fold hydrolase codes for the protein MTAPTVGSLRVNGATLHYEVRGHGPFLLLIPGGTGGAASLGDLAAGLAGEYTVATYDPRGMARSTLDDPEAGQSVAEHADDAYRLLELLSPGEPARVFGASSGGIAALHLLTTRPERVERVVVHEPPVVMVLPDAAEHRRLLARVGETLRTEGLMPAMAVFAAGLKGDGDAAEPKAEGEAEAEVQVKAEVELPPQAAARAEQTMAGLPYFVGRIVPAFMSYTPDVDRLEALSDQLVLAAGEDSRGELAYRPAALLADRLGTDLVHFPGGHIGLTTHPARFGELLRETLRADCRPGDSCPSAGSAESSSVASAAE
- a CDS encoding TetR/AcrR family transcriptional regulator; translation: MARAGLTVERVTVAGAEVADEVGLDQVSMSRVARRLGVKDASLYTYVRGLEDLRGRIALLAADEKTIRIAEATAGRSGKDALVAFADAWREYAHRHPGRYAATQASIRIDPELAAEAPGPRRAVELTYSMLRGYGLAEPDLTDAVRLLRSTFHGFVALEAAGGFAHRRAPQQSWLRALDALHVLLEHWPSLEGDPS
- a CDS encoding CatB-related O-acetyltransferase, translated to MPVPAGLPADPSVLHPMPDQTRVVLLRPLVTSPLIEVGEYSYYDDPDDPTAFETRNVLYHYGPERLVIGKFCALGTGVRFLMNGANHRMDGPSTFPFPTMGGSWADHFDLLTGLPNRGDTVVGNDVWFGYGTTVMPGVRIGHGAVIASGAVVTKDVPDYGIVGGNPATLVRTRYSEDDVARLLAVAWWDWPAEHITGHVRTIMSGSIADLEEAAPGTRRP
- a CDS encoding DUF4235 domain-containing protein, giving the protein MTKKKRKLTLAYKPVGFVLGWAGGALAGLAFQQTWKVLRHEDDAPDALDRDRGWGEVLLAAAVQGAIFAVVRSAVDRSGAKAIERATGTWPSDGGGGRD
- a CDS encoding SGNH/GDSL hydrolase family protein, with product MNRPQSLRRARRASTLLALTLTTALLTPAVSQAESRAESQTGSRTVSRATSAAATTQVVTWGASADRLDAAVAGRTHRLVIRTSAGGSALRIRLSNAFGEQPVTFGRAYVGVRASGAAVAPGTNRALTFGGAAAVTVPAGGSVYSDPLPGTVRAQADLAVSIYVQSAAGTATGHQMGRQTSYIAPAGNHAAAEAATAYTQTTGFRYYLDAVVADAPAGTGAVVALGDSITDGSNSTPDTNRRWPDLLSARLQATTGTTLKGVANEGISGNKVLTDGAGVSALKRLDRDVLSQRGLRTVILLEGVNDIKANPAPTAAQLITAYRQIIDRTRARGACVVGATVMPYEGWPEWNANGEAIRQEVNRFIRSGAFDAVVDFDAAIRNPAAPTKMLPAYDAGDHLHPNDAGMKLMADTVNVNALGCSR
- a CDS encoding NAD-dependent epimerase/dehydratase family protein, which codes for METVLVTGGTGFLGGHSVARLLREGYRTRVTVREPGQRAGVLAALRDAGVDPADRLEFAVADLRTDAGWDRAMEGAGHVLHHASPFPSTPPDTEDELILPARDGALRVISAARKAGVPRVVMTSSYAAVGYTLRPDNHYTEADWTDPDTAGLPAYHKSKVLAERAAWSDVRTHGGVELVVINPTGIFGPQLGDRPSGSLGLVRGMLTGQMPTVPVMYFGVVDVRDVVDLHLRAMLRPEAAGERFIAVSGASVSFFGMARILREHFPAAAALLPSAELTIEQVREAAKTQPALRDAATLQGRIPVISNEKARSVLGWEPRDVTETIVATAESQIRRGPALQENPGPRS
- a CDS encoding MerR family transcriptional regulator encodes the protein MTAATGEQAVGLTIQEMARRSGFSEPTLRYYEKIGLLGTVGRDESSGHRRYEPDTAARIEALSCLRSAGMTVSGMRRYLDLLAQGAAAAADQQELFAAQARKLAADIEQLQLRLTYLRRKADLWDARVRGDAEAEKRAVDDVIQVVEKFSY
- a CDS encoding serine hydrolase domain-containing protein is translated as MRRTPRRRLLAATLFVASVLIPVTAAPAVTVQTTTVRAVTADRHEGSEGSEGSEADPRPAGGLGPELTARLDKAIEDTRRQAAIPGVVVGLWMPGKGSYVRATGVADTVTREPMTVDPFVRIGSETKTFTVTALLQLVDDHRIRLDDPISRYVHGVPDGHRITLRQLAEMRSGLFPYTSDADFTQALLSDPERFFTPHEVLAYGFRHANTFAPGARFEYSNTNLVLLGLVIEKVTGHRLADVIDRRVLRPAGLHATLFPYGTEFPEPHPHGYTDQTLSGAVADATDWNPSWAWAAGAMISNLHDLRRWADVVATGKLLSPQTQAQRLKTLPTGFPGTTYGLGIFETNGWIGHNGSIPGYETVTVYLPSEKATLVIMINTDSTVDGQEPSTLVARAVTAVATPDHVYDGAVVTP
- a CDS encoding SDR family NAD(P)-dependent oxidoreductase — protein: MTITLITGANKGIGFETARQLLALGHVVYIGARDAERGEKAAAALGARFVQLDVTDDTSVRDALAAIDAAEGRLDVLVNNAGILGDGVADGPTALRAFDTNAVGLVRVTEAALPLLRRSSNPTVVTVSSSAGSFWAVTHPDRPEYHLPLALYSASKAAATMLTVQYAKSEPGIRFNAVEPGTTATDLTAAFGIGRTPEESARVVVRFATLDADGPTGTFQDENGEVPW
- a CDS encoding ester cyclase — translated: MSDSDLRAFYLRYVEALNAHEFDGMDAFINGLTTLNGEPATRDDLIAVQKHDVDAVPDLHWELKELLFDGDRLAARLVNTGTPVKEWLGVTPTGASFEIVEYAIYQVRDGRFVHMTALHDAGELSRQLAGRPS